From Alloacidobacterium dinghuense:
AGGATGACAGCATTTTCCAATCTGGAATTAGATGCCCAAGGACCGACTCACGGTAAATCCGATATACTGACGCGTTCACCTATGAAGATTCTGGTTTGTATCAAGCAGGTTCCGCAGAAGGATGCTCCGCTGAAACTGAACGAGTCCGGGACGTGGATTCGGGAGGAGGTTTCCTACGAAGTCAATGAGCCGGATGCCTATGCGCTGGAAGAGGCGCTGCGGCAGAAGGAAAAGCATGGCGGCGAGGTGGTCGTGATCACGGCTGGTCCGGCGCGGGCGCAGCAGGTGTTGCGCGAGGCGCTGGCCAAGGGCGCGGACCGGGCGATTCATCTGGAAGACGACAAGTTTGTTCAGCTCGATTCGACGAATACGGCGCGCGCGATTGCGGCGGCTGTGGCTGAGGAGAATTTCGACCTGATCGTGACCGGGCTCCAGTCGGATGATTTTGGCGCGGCTCAAACGGGCGTACTGCTGGCGGAGATTCTGGGACTGCCGCACGCGACGATCATTATCGGGATTGAGAAGACGGACTCAGGGTTGCATTTGAAGCGGGAGTTGGAGGCTGGGCATTACCAGTTCATCGATATGCAAACGCCGGCGGTGCTGACGATCCAGAGCGGGATCAACAAGCTGCGCTATGCGAGTTTGATCGGGATCAAGCAGGCAAAAAACAAGCCGTTGCGCAAGATCGCCTGGGCTGACGTAGAGCCGAAGCTAAGCAAGAACCTGCAGCAGATAGAGCGGCTCTACGTTCCCGTGAAGCAGAAAAAGACCGAAATGGTCGAGGGCCCGCCGACGGAAGTGGCACGAAAGATTACCGAGTATCTCAAAAATACCGCCCGCGTGATTTAATCATTGTCATAGATCGTTTCAGGAGATCAGAACACTATGCCGAACATGAACATTCCCGAAGAGGAACGCAACCTGACGCCCGATCAAGTGGAAGCTCTGGACAAGCGCCGTCAGTGGGGACTGACGTATCAGGTAATTGGCGGACAGTTTGCCTTCTTCGCCGTGTTGCTTACATTGTGGTCGGGGCAGGATGCGCAGTATTCACCGGGCGCGATGCATCCAATGCTGTACTACAACATCCTCACTGGGATTCTGGCGGTGGTCTTCGGGCTTTATGGGACGTATCTGAAGCGCGGGCGTCCGGAGTTTTCGAGTCTTTAGTTGAGGAGACCCGCGGGTCCTTCGACTTCGCGCCTCTGGCGCATTCGCTCAGGATGACAAACTTGATTAATACCAGAGGGGAGCTTCGGCTCCCCTGAGGTGTGTATGGCAGACACTATTCTTGTGATTGCGGAGCAGCGCGAAGGCAAGCTGAACCGCGTCTCCTTTGAAACAATTGCGGCTGCGCAGGCTATCTCGAAAGAGACGGGCTGGGCGGTCGAGGTTGTCCTTGCCGGGAGCGGTGTTGGATCGCTCGCGCAGGAGCTGGCTGCGAAGGCTGTGGCTCGGGTGTATGCGCTGGAAGCTCCCGTGCTCGCTGCTTACACTTCTGACGCGTATGTTTTCGCGTTGAAGCACTTCATCGCCGACAAGCAGCCGAAGCTGGTGCTCTTTCCGCATACCTACCAGGTGCGTGATTTTGCGCCCCGGTTGGCGCTGGCGCTTGGCCAGACCCTGATCTCAGACGCGATTGGCTACAAGTACGAGAACGGCAAGCTGCTGTTCACGCGGCAGATGTTTCAGGGGAAATTTGCGGCCGACGTTTCGTTTGGTTCGGATGGACCGTGGCTGGCTACGTTCCAGATTGGAGCGTTTCGTGGAGATCAGGCTGAGGCCGGATCTGCGCCGGTTGAAAATGTAACTTCTGCGGTTGCAGATGGCGCGGCGCGCGTGACTCCACATGAGGT
This genomic window contains:
- a CDS encoding electron transfer flavoprotein subunit alpha/FixB family protein produces the protein MADTILVIAEQREGKLNRVSFETIAAAQAISKETGWAVEVVLAGSGVGSLAQELAAKAVARVYALEAPVLAAYTSDAYVFALKHFIADKQPKLVLFPHTYQVRDFAPRLALALGQTLISDAIGYKYENGKLLFTRQMFQGKFAADVSFGSDGPWLATFQIGAFRGDQAEAGSAPVENVTSAVADGAARVTPHEVFQEAKQAVDLSQSEVIVAVGRGIKEQKNLALAEELAKALGGEVAASRPICDNGWLPLERQIGSSGQTVAPKLYVALGISGAIQHIVGMKGSRTIVAVNKDPEAPIFEIADVGVVGNLFDVVPALTEEIKKANA
- a CDS encoding electron transfer flavoprotein subunit beta/FixA family protein; this translates as MKILVCIKQVPQKDAPLKLNESGTWIREEVSYEVNEPDAYALEEALRQKEKHGGEVVVITAGPARAQQVLREALAKGADRAIHLEDDKFVQLDSTNTARAIAAAVAEENFDLIVTGLQSDDFGAAQTGVLLAEILGLPHATIIIGIEKTDSGLHLKRELEAGHYQFIDMQTPAVLTIQSGINKLRYASLIGIKQAKNKPLRKIAWADVEPKLSKNLQQIERLYVPVKQKKTEMVEGPPTEVARKITEYLKNTARVI